A region from the Lates calcarifer isolate ASB-BC8 linkage group LG2, TLL_Latcal_v3, whole genome shotgun sequence genome encodes:
- the arl6 gene encoding ADP-ribosylation factor-like protein 6, translating to MGLFDKLAGWLGLKKEVNVLCLGLDNSGKTTIINHLKPSNAQAQDIVPTIGFSIEKFKTSSLSFTVFDMSGQGRYRNLWEHYYKEGQAIIFVIDSADKLRMVVAKEELDTLLNHPDIKHRRIPILFFANKMDVRDALSSVKVSQLLCLENIKDKPWHICATDALKGEGLQEGVDWLQDQIKTMRT from the exons ATGGGGTTGTTTGACAAGTTGGCAGGATGGCTGGGGCTGAAGAAAGAGGTGAATGTGCTGTGTCTTGGCCTGGACAACAGCGGAAAAACCACCATCATCAACCACCTCAAGCCCTCTAAT GCCCAGGCACAAGACATTGTCCCAACCATTGGTTTCAGCATAGAGAAGTTCAAGACATCCAG TCTCTCCTTCACAGTGTTTGACATGTCTGGTCAAGGCAGATACAGAAACCTCTGGGAGCATTACTACAA GGAAGGACAGGCTATCATATTTGTCATTGATAGCGCAGACAAACTGAGGATGGTTGTGGCCAAAGAAGAACTGGACACGTTACTAAATCATCCTG ATATTAAACACAGGAGGATCCCCATCCTGTTCTTTGCAAACAAGATGGATGTCAGGGATGCTCTATCTTCTGTCAAGGTctcacagctgctctgtttggaaaacatcaaagacaaaCCCTGGCACATCTG TGCCACAGATGCTCTGAAAGGAGAAGGATTACAGGAGGGAGTCGACTGGTTACAAG atcaaataaaaacaatgagaaCATGA
- the slc5a7a gene encoding high-affinity choline transporter 1 — MTIHVEGLVAIAVFYLLILFVGIWAAWKNKHSGEAEGTDRSETIMVGGRDIGLFVGGFTMTATWVGGGYINGTAEYVYLPDFGLAWAQAPFGYALSLVVGGLFFAKPMRSRGYVTMLDPFQQLYGKRMGGLLFIPALMGEIFWSAAILSALGATLSVIVDINIKMSVVISALIAIFYTLVGGLYSVAYTDVVQLFCIFVGLWISVPFALTNPAVSDITVTAVKQVYQSPWRGSVRKSDTWVWIDNFCLLMLGGIPWQVYFQRVLSASSATYAQVLSFLAAFGCLVMAVPSVLIGAIGASTDWNQTSYGPVPPREKEEADMILPIVLQHLCPPFVSFFGLGAVSAAVMSSADSSILSASSMFARNIYQLAFRQSASDREIVWVMRITIFIFGGLATVMALVTGTVYGLWYLSSDLVYVIIFPQLLSVLFVKGTNTYGSVAAYLFGLVLRIGGGEPYLRLPPFIYYPGWTTEKRMHPMTGEMEEIVIQKFPFKTVSMLASFLGNVGFSYLAKYLFESGKISHKYDFLDAVVSKHSGEIMDKTTLVTRGNNIGLSEMASVKPRLSVTLAAAFTRRDTLPTETVEEEEESSPDSSHHDEE; from the exons ATGACCATCCATGTAGAGGGGCTTGTGGCTATCGCGGTCTTCTATTTGCTCATCCTGTTCGTGGGCATTTGGGCGGCATGGAAGAACAAGCACTCTGGAGAGGCGGAGGGCACCGACCGCAGCGAGACCATCATGGTCGGCGGGAGAGACATTGGATTATTTGTCGGTGGATTTACCATGACAG CAACCTGGGTTGGAGGAGGATACATCAATGGCACAGCTGAGTATGTATATCTGCCCGATTTTGGCTTGGCTTGGGCACAAGCTCCTTTTGGATACGCCCTCAGTCTGGTTGTGG GTGGCCTTTTTTTTGCCAAGCCCATGCGCTCACGAGGTTACGTCACCATGTTGGACCCATTCCAGCAGCTGTATGGGAAACGCATGGGTGGCCTTCTCTTCATACCTGCACTCATGGGTGAGATCTTCTGGTCCGCTGCCATCTTATCCGCCCTCG GTGCTACTCTGAGTGTCATCGTGGACATCAACATTAAGATGTCAGTGGTCATCTCAGCACTCATTGCAATCTTTTACACCCTGGTTGGAGGACTGTACTCGGTGGCCTACACTGATGTTGTGCAGCTTTTCTGCATCTTTGTTGGCCTG TGGATCAGTGTCCCCTTCGCTTTGACCAACCCTGCGGTGTCGGACATCACTGTTACAGCAGTGAAGCAGGTCTATCAGTCACCCTGGAGAGGCAGCGTCCGCAAGAGCGACACCTGGGTCTGGATTGACAACTTCTGCCTCCTG ATGCTTGGCGGGATACCCTGGCAGGTATATTTCCAGCGAGTCCTGTCTGCCTCCTCAGCTACGTACGCCCAGGTCCTCTCCTTCCTGGCTGCTTTTGGGTGCCTCGTCATGGCTGTGCCCTCCGTTCTCATCGGAGCCATCGGGGCCTCCACAG ACTGGAACCAGACAAGTTATGGTCCTGTGCCTCCCAGGGAAAAGGAAGAGGCGGACATGATTCTACCCATCGTGCTCCAACACCTTTGCCCGCCTTTCGTCTCTTTTTTCGGTCTGGGTGCAGTGTCTGCAGCTGTCATGTCCTCTGCAGACTCCTCCATTCTTTCAGCAAGCTCCATGTTTGCGAGGAACATCTACCAGCTCGCCTTTAGACAGTCg gCATCTGATCGTGAGATCGTGTGGGTGATGCGAATTActatatttatatttggtgGCCTTGCCACAGTGATGGCGCTGGTAACTGGGACAGTTTACGGCCTCTGGTACCTGAGCTCAGACTTGGTTTACGTCATCATCTTCCCCCAGCTGCTCAGCGTGCTCTTTGTCAAAGGCACCAACACGTACGGCTCGGTGGCTGCCTACCTGTTTGGCCTGGTGTTGCGTATAGGCGGAGGTGAACCTTACCTGCGGTTGCCTCCTTTCATTTATTACCCCGGTTGGACCACTGAGAAGAGGATGCACCCCATGACGGGAGAAATGGAGGAAATTGTCATTCAGAAGTTCCCCTTCAAGACCGTCTCTATGCTCGCCTCTTTTCTGGGCAACGTTGGTTTCTCCTACCTGGCCAAGTACCTGTTTGAGAGCGGCAAGATCTCACACAAGTATGACTTTCTCGATGCGGTGGTGTCCAAGCACAGCGGGGAGATTATGGATAAGACAACGCTGGTAACTCGAGGCAACAACATTGGGCTGTCTGAGATGGCGTCCGTCAAACCGCGCCTAAGCGTGACCTTGGCGGCCGCCTTCACGCGCCGTGACACGCTGCCGACAgaaacagtggaggaggaggaggagtccaGTCCTGACTCCTCCCACCATGATGAAGAATGA
- the LOC108887641 gene encoding BTB/POZ domain-containing protein KCTD12 codes for MAQTYSQSSTFPEIVELNVGGQVYVTRLETLIAVPNSLLWTKFTQSSPGALPKDSKGRFFFDRDGFLFRYILDYLRDSELFLPEFFKERRRLQKEADFFQLPELSRRLAAVSKDSSYAEDSGDPEEADQLASPVTSSSDRTPRSPGADSGFITIGYRGSYTIGRDMQADVKFRRVARITVCSKISLAKEVFGETLNESRDPDRPPDKYTSRYYLKYNFLEQAFDRLADAGFHMVACNSTGTCSYGSNDPGEDKLWTSYTEYVFCR; via the coding sequence atggcACAAACCTACAGCCAAAGTTCAACTTTCCCTGAGATAGTGGAGCTAAACGTGGGTGGGCAGGTGTATGTGACCCGACTTGAAACTCTCATCGCGGTCCCCAACTCTCTCCTGTGGACCAAGTTCACTCAGAGCTCCCCGGGCGCCCTGCCAAAAGACAGCAAGGGTCGCTTCTTCTTCGACCGGGACGGCTTTCTCTTCCGATACATTTTGGATTACTTGCGGGATTCTGAGCTTTTCCTACCCGAGTTTttcaaagagaggaggaggctgcagaAAGAAGCGGACTTCTTCCAGCTGCCGGAGCTCTCCAGGCGCCTGGCGGCGGTCAGCAAAGACAGCTCGTATGCGGAGGACAGCGGGGACCCGGAGGAGGCTGACCAGCTCGCCAGTCCGGTCACCTCTTCCTCGGACAGGACCCCCCGCTCCCCCGGGGCCGACTCCGGCTTCATCACCATCGGGTACAGAGGCAGCTACACTATCGGGAGAGATATGCAGGCGGACGTTAAATTCCGCAGAGTCGCCAGAATAACAGTCTGTAGCAAAATCTCTCTGGCTAAGGAGGTATTTGGGGAAACCCTCAACGAGAGCCGAGACCCGGACCGGCCGCCTGACAAGTACACCTCCAGGTATTACCTCAAGTATAACTTTCTGGAGCAGGCGTTTGACCGGCTGGCCGATGCTGGTTTCCACATGGTGGCCTGCAACTCCACTGGGACCTGCTCGTACGGCAGCAATGACCCGGGGGAGGACAAACTGTGGACCAGCTACACCGAGTATGTTTTCTGCCGATGA